A genomic window from Fundidesulfovibrio magnetotacticus includes:
- a CDS encoding KilA-N domain-containing protein, with product MYIRTNPDNPELISLTDLHRASGGEMRNHPTKWLANDSTSEFILQVRKVGNLQKSEVLTVKAGRNGGTYAHWQCSDQIVESIQVVPMELRLAKS from the coding sequence ATGTACATCAGGACCAACCCCGACAACCCCGAACTTATCAGCCTGACCGACCTGCACCGTGCGTCGGGGGGTGAGATGCGGAACCACCCCACCAAGTGGCTCGCGAACGACTCGACCAGCGAGTTTATCCTGCAAGTCCGCAAGGTTGGAAACCTTCAGAAATCTGAAGTTTTGACCGTCAAGGCTGGCCGCAACGGCGGCACCTACGCTCACTGGCAGTGTAGCGACCAAATTGTGGAATCCATCCAGGTAGTGCCCATGGAGTTAAGACTTGCGAAATCGTAA
- a CDS encoding helix-turn-helix domain-containing protein: MESADESTRCEFMKRIVAADMPSPGLFSLLDKHLVSSGAWAKLLPTARSIWPVISRHFNSTGQCFPGRETISRLSGVAVGQVSVATQNLVEHGLMRITKGKLSARGQRSNVYHATSTPSWRNSVFIFHSIIDGLHWARLTDSARGLYITMRAFGFINYEHVVGLSQECYDITDDDDIADEVMRWQEFTADHFRAEFYPARPFELCIADEDALMELSGIKDRRTFRRAIRTLENGRLIESLGDFVDGDHTWAVAVCGVLPSREECLAA, encoded by the coding sequence ATGGAATCTGCCGATGAGTCCACCAGATGTGAGTTTATGAAGCGCATCGTTGCTGCCGACATGCCTTCGCCTGGGCTGTTCAGCCTACTTGACAAGCATCTTGTGTCCAGTGGTGCATGGGCCAAGCTACTGCCTACGGCGCGCAGCATTTGGCCCGTCATCTCCAGACACTTCAATAGCACCGGCCAGTGCTTCCCCGGACGGGAAACCATATCCAGGCTGTCTGGTGTTGCAGTCGGTCAAGTGTCCGTCGCCACACAGAACCTTGTCGAGCATGGACTCATGAGGATCACAAAGGGCAAGTTGTCGGCTCGTGGACAGCGCTCGAATGTATATCACGCGACATCAACACCGTCTTGGCGAAACTCGGTCTTCATCTTTCACAGTATCATCGACGGACTCCATTGGGCTAGGCTCACTGACTCTGCGCGTGGCCTATACATTACAATGCGCGCCTTTGGCTTCATCAACTACGAACACGTTGTCGGCCTGAGCCAAGAGTGCTACGACATCACGGATGACGACGACATCGCTGATGAAGTGATGAGATGGCAGGAGTTCACCGCCGACCACTTCCGCGCGGAGTTCTACCCCGCGCGTCCCTTCGAGCTGTGCATTGCCGATGAGGACGCCCTGATGGAACTTTCGGGCATCAAGGATCGCAGGACGTTTCGACGGGCCATCCGCACACTTGAAAACGGCAGACTCATCGAGTCTCTTGGAGACTTCGTGGACGGTGACCACACTTGGGCCGTGGCAGTGTGTGGCGTCCTCCCCAGCAGGGAAGAGTGTCTAGCCGCGTGA
- a CDS encoding helix-turn-helix domain-containing protein, translated as MSLKPMHHPLKAKLRRAGLTQVDAAAFVNLSPAWMRLILTGHQAPSAKVQAKLDELEELIDIAD; from the coding sequence ATGTCTCTAAAGCCAATGCATCACCCACTGAAAGCGAAACTGCGCCGTGCTGGCCTCACCCAGGTTGACGCCGCAGCGTTCGTTAATCTCTCACCCGCATGGATGCGGCTGATTCTGACCGGGCATCAAGCTCCGAGTGCGAAAGTACAGGCGAAGCTCGATGAGCTTGAGGAGTTGATCGACATTGCAGATTAG
- a CDS encoding recombinase family protein — MNAAAYIRVSTSAQDMDNQRHELTEFAASLGMTISRWIEADGVSSRRSYADRRIDDVLRLRKGETLLVTELSRLARSTRQVLEVVEELGKRGVVTLVKKQGLRLNGADDVATKAVVTSLGLAADIERTMISDRTRSALARRKAEGQRLGMANKTPEFVAVTQAKGTEANRRRAAERTGNVEELLRSFKARGLSERGMVEELNRIGMPSPRGGNWSQATVNRMCRRIGLHHA; from the coding sequence ATGAACGCCGCCGCATACATCCGAGTCTCGACCAGCGCCCAGGATATGGACAACCAACGCCATGAGTTGACCGAGTTCGCTGCCAGCCTGGGCATGACTATCTCACGATGGATCGAGGCCGATGGAGTCTCGAGCCGCAGGAGCTACGCAGACCGCCGCATCGATGACGTTCTCAGGCTCCGCAAGGGTGAGACGTTGTTGGTGACCGAGTTGTCTCGACTCGCGCGCTCGACCCGTCAGGTGCTGGAGGTGGTCGAGGAGCTTGGCAAGCGCGGCGTGGTCACGCTCGTGAAGAAACAGGGGCTGCGCCTCAATGGGGCAGACGATGTGGCAACCAAGGCCGTAGTGACCTCGCTGGGCCTCGCTGCCGACATCGAGCGCACCATGATCTCGGACCGCACGCGCTCCGCTCTGGCACGTCGCAAGGCTGAGGGGCAGCGCCTGGGGATGGCGAACAAGACCCCCGAGTTCGTGGCTGTGACACAGGCCAAGGGGACCGAGGCGAACCGTCGCAGGGCAGCAGAGCGCACCGGCAACGTCGAAGAGTTGTTGCGATCCTTCAAGGCCCGTGGGTTGTCCGAGAGGGGAATGGTCGAGGAGTTGAACAGGATCGGCATGCCGTCTCCTCGTGGGGGGAACTGGTCCCAGGCCACCGTCAACCGCATGTGTCGGAGGATCGGACTGCACCACGCCTGA
- a CDS encoding ATP-binding protein has product MPCGFRGDERHDCTCTGAKVRAYLSKLSGPLLDRIDLQVEVPAVPYKDLKAEAGRVDSASMRARVLGARSVQAERFKGTRLRTNSELSGKALGVFCPVGEEGHRFLELANDRLGLSARAHTRILRMARTIADLDQSPDIRVEHLAEAINYRSLDRKA; this is encoded by the coding sequence TTGCCCTGCGGCTTCCGGGGCGACGAACGGCACGACTGCACCTGCACCGGGGCCAAGGTGCGGGCCTACCTCTCCAAGCTCTCGGGCCCGCTCCTGGATCGCATCGACCTCCAGGTGGAGGTGCCCGCCGTGCCCTACAAGGACCTCAAGGCCGAGGCGGGCCGGGTGGACTCGGCCTCAATGCGCGCCCGGGTGCTGGGGGCGCGCTCCGTGCAGGCCGAACGCTTCAAAGGCACGCGGCTTCGCACCAACAGCGAACTCTCGGGCAAGGCCCTGGGCGTGTTCTGCCCCGTGGGCGAGGAGGGCCACCGCTTCCTGGAGCTGGCCAACGACCGCCTGGGCCTCTCCGCCCGGGCGCACACGCGCATCCTGCGCATGGCCCGCACCATCGCGGACCTGGACCAGTCCCCGGACATCCGCGTGGAGCACCTGGCCGAGGCCATCAACTACCGCAGCCTGGACCGCAAGGCCTAG
- a CDS encoding alkaline phosphatase: protein MIRARSVVRRATLLLWLLLALAFAAQARAAQEPSSAKPAKYVFLFIGDGLAQAQRTAAEYYLAAAQGMERPGLVKLVMNGFPVHGATTTHSLNSVITDSGAAGTALASGVKSYNGAIGVDGERKPVKTLAEMARDKGMKVGVVSSVSLDHATPACFYAHRPSRNDYYEIGLAAPASGFNYFAGGGFKDPEGKKSKAEGPKVNIFEEFKAKGYTVANTLDGLKALAKGQDKVVALNPVLDADKALPYAMDADPAREFSLAQFTAKGIELLDNPNGFFLMVEGGKVDWACHANDAVASIQDTLALDQAVAAAVEFAARHPEETLIVVTGDHECGGMALGFAGTKYGNYYQYLKHQKLSFQAFDERLRQFRKDHPGDKATLEAAAPLIREGFGLVVPSAADIEAMKASPVPDENNTSPADSYGMYLKPFEVALVQDAFRRSMAGETVKSKDPAEYLRYGDYEPLTVTLTRILDSKAGLAWTTYSHTGMPVMTSARGAGERLFEGYYDNTELARRLMKVIDPAVQLATN from the coding sequence ATGATCCGCGCCCGTTCAGTCGTCCGCCGCGCCACGCTTTTGCTGTGGCTGCTCCTGGCCCTGGCCTTCGCCGCCCAGGCCCGGGCCGCCCAGGAGCCCTCTTCCGCCAAACCCGCAAAGTACGTGTTCCTGTTCATCGGCGACGGCCTGGCCCAGGCCCAGCGCACTGCGGCCGAATACTACCTGGCCGCCGCCCAGGGCATGGAACGCCCCGGCCTGGTAAAGCTGGTCATGAACGGCTTCCCCGTGCACGGGGCCACCACCACCCACTCGCTCAACTCCGTCATCACCGATTCCGGCGCGGCCGGCACGGCCCTGGCCTCCGGCGTGAAGAGCTACAACGGGGCCATCGGGGTGGACGGCGAGCGCAAGCCCGTGAAGACCCTGGCCGAGATGGCCCGCGACAAGGGCATGAAGGTGGGCGTCGTCTCCTCGGTCTCCCTGGACCACGCCACACCCGCCTGCTTCTACGCCCACCGCCCCAGCCGCAACGACTACTACGAGATCGGCCTCGCCGCTCCGGCCTCGGGCTTCAACTACTTCGCGGGCGGCGGCTTCAAGGACCCCGAGGGCAAGAAGTCCAAGGCGGAAGGCCCCAAAGTCAACATCTTCGAGGAGTTCAAGGCTAAAGGCTACACCGTGGCCAACACCCTGGACGGCCTGAAGGCCCTGGCCAAGGGGCAGGACAAGGTGGTGGCCCTCAACCCCGTGCTGGACGCCGACAAGGCCCTGCCCTACGCCATGGACGCCGACCCCGCCCGCGAATTTTCCCTGGCCCAGTTCACGGCCAAGGGCATCGAACTGCTGGACAACCCCAACGGCTTCTTCCTGATGGTGGAAGGCGGCAAGGTGGACTGGGCCTGCCACGCCAACGACGCCGTGGCCTCCATCCAGGACACCCTGGCCCTGGACCAGGCCGTTGCCGCCGCCGTGGAATTCGCCGCGCGCCATCCCGAGGAGACGCTCATCGTGGTCACGGGCGATCACGAATGCGGCGGCATGGCCCTGGGCTTCGCGGGCACCAAGTACGGCAACTACTACCAGTACCTGAAGCATCAGAAGCTCTCCTTCCAGGCCTTCGACGAGCGTCTGCGCCAGTTCCGCAAGGACCACCCCGGCGACAAGGCCACCCTGGAGGCCGCCGCGCCGCTCATCCGCGAGGGCTTCGGACTGGTTGTCCCCTCGGCCGCCGATATCGAGGCCATGAAGGCCTCCCCGGTTCCCGACGAGAACAACACCTCCCCGGCGGATTCCTACGGCATGTACCTCAAGCCGTTCGAGGTGGCCCTGGTGCAGGACGCCTTCAGGCGCTCCATGGCGGGAGAGACCGTCAAGTCAAAAGACCCCGCCGAATACCTGCGCTACGGCGACTACGAGCCGCTCACCGTGACGCTCACCCGCATCCTGGACTCCAAGGCCGGGCTGGCCTGGACCACCTACTCCCACACCGGCATGCCCGTGATGACCTCGGCGCGCGGTGCGGGCG